Within Populus trichocarpa isolate Nisqually-1 chromosome 6, P.trichocarpa_v4.1, whole genome shotgun sequence, the genomic segment gccattattatatataagtttgGCTATTCAGATTCAACAGTCCATGAAAGGCAATAGAAACAGATGCAGAACAGTTAAACCCATACTAACCTCTAGGTTGCCAGAGATTGGGGATGCATGCAAATGACTGTGCAGCCACTTCCTAGTCTTCATGTGTTGCAAACGGAAAATTGTCCCAGTTTTAATGGAGTCACCTTGTTTAGCATTTGTCCCTGGCTGAGGCCTAACAATCTACAAAACAGAACTTCCATCTCATCAAATAGAACATCCAATCATCCATCCACGGTTtaccaaccaaaataaaaatagggtTTTGCCATCTCCACACCAAAAAGCCATTCTACAATcattttttggtaaaataacaaaactaccCTTTTTATTCGGTAAAAATTCAAAGATGTTACTTGAAAATTAAAGGTCAACTCTGTCTTTGTATTCGCTAATAAATGTTGTATGAGATTCTTTTCACTGTCCGAAAATTGCCACAATGAAAATGCCATTAAGCAAGCACAAGTTTCACCAGCACGAACCAAATTTCTCAGTATTAATATCATAACCTCATGAGTAGcagaaaactatttttataaaactaaaagcTTGCACAAATCCAAATACCTATTCAAGAAAGCTAAAGATGTAAGATTCAGACACGAAACTATACATTTTGAACTACTTTCAATCACTAATTACTTCCAAATACAAAAAGGTTATAAAAAACTCATAGCCCATACCATAGTACCCaagtaaatgaaaattaaaacacacaaaacaaaacaaagagccCAAAAACAGAGAGACATGTAGAGTTACATACCCAATAGCTATTAGCATCGTCAACATTAGGAAACCCAGTAACAGATTGCTGCCCACTTCCAGAACCATATGGCACATCATGTGAATGCAGTCGATACTTCGTCCTCTCGTGCATCAGCTTAACAACACTCCCATAagtaatctaaaacaaaccaaaaattcATTAGGACCCCAACTTTATTCGAAACCTCAATTTCAGTTcctaaacaatttaatttcccGAATTGGGTACCAAAAGGTTTCAAAAAACTCTTAGTTCTTGATCTGAATATGAACCCATTAAACATTATTCCTcaaaattaagctcaaattagtCTCTCTCTCAGCTCATCTATTTTCTCAATTAGGGACTCATTTGAAATTtgctcaaaattaaaaagaagcaaaataacTAATCTGACCTCGGGACCGGAATCAGAGGCGGCGGAGGCAGGGGAGAAGGAAGCGCCGTCAAGATCAAGATTGAGGAAGAGGAAGATAGAGAGACCGAAGAAAGCAAGAGCCATGACGAAGAGTAGAGCAATGAACCAGTTTTGTTGCCAGAAAGGGATTAGTGTTTCTCTGTACACGATTCTAGTTGCAGTCGGCTGTGATCGTGAttgtgatgatgaagatgatgaagagggTTTTCTTCTCGAGAGGGATTGCTGGCCAGAGGAAGCCACGGTGATTAATCAGATTTagagatttcttttttattttggttttttttttatggacacGGGATGAGATGCAGAGAAAGGAAGGAGGTGAAGGAGGGGGAGGGGAGTTAACTGCGTTTAGTGACATGCGTTGAGCCAATGGGAAGATGACAGGTGGAGTCTTGGTGATGTGGAGAGCTGGTATTGGGTGGAACTGGCCATTGACTTGGAAGTTGGAACTCTCActtaaatttggatttaaaaaaaaaaatagctagaaatttaaaaattttaacaaaataatacaagttaaagttaaagtattttaataaaatgacaaaattttatattattttaaaaaaatatttgtttgtaagGTGATTTCCGTAATGCGCCTCAGCGAATAGTATGTATTTCATGAGATATAAGGTacgatttatttttaaaataatttttatttgaaaatataataaaaaatattttatatttttaaaaattatttttaacatcaatatatcaaaataatttaaaaatattaatttaaattaaaaaattaatttttttgggtaaaataaAACGGTATATTAAATCAACGTCCTTAAACTTAGCTATTTCCAGTCACGGCAAAGTAATTGTCGCGTTTAAATAAAGCGAGAAATGTTTAATTGaattagtaaataaataagtttaaaggctactctatctttattctttccttcctttcctttccttctccttGCTCTGGTATTCTTTATTGGTTTGTGTAGCTGTTGACAGAGCCTGGGCAAATCGGTGAAAAGGCAATGCCCACCggtcaccaccaccaccaaccatTCAAGCAAAAACCATCATCTATAACCATTTAGGTGGTAGTCCAGTGATAAAAACTAGGaactaaaaaatttgttttttctgtggtctcaggttcgaaccctatagttgctcatatgatgaccactacaggcttacatgatcgttaacttcagggctcgtgggattagtcgaggtgcacgcaagctgactcggacatccacgttaaactaaaaaaaaaaatcatgaactaTGAATCATTTAGGTGGTGATCCAGTAATAAAAACTTGgaattaaaagatttgttttttctgtggtcttaggttcgagccttgtgatTATTCATATAATGATCACTGGAGATTttcatagtcgttaacttcaaggtctGTGAGACATCCAtattaatctataaaaaaaaaacatgaaataaaagagaagCCCATCAAAGACAAGCACAGTAAGAACTGGTGCATGTCTGTTAGTGACACAGCACTTGGGTGCATCCAAAGCACATGAAAGGCCAAACCCATGGTTTTTGGACATTTTTATATCAAACCAGTGGCTTTCTCTACCTGCTCTGTTGAAGAGAAAGAGCatgttcctctctctctctctctctcccctctcctctgctctcctctcctctcctctcctctcctctcccgAGCTGGATAGAGAAGGCCAATCTTGTAACCaaagacaaagaaaaccaaaagtcAAATTAAGTAGCTCCGAGTCTCCAGTGAAAGGCAAACGGTAAttgatgtaaagaaaaaaaaaagatcgaaTGCGAGAAATTTGTGAATTTATCATGTAAACCTAGGTAAGAACCATTCAGGATTGGTTTTTATCATCATCGTATCTATCATTTCACCCACTGAATACCTCACCCAACGCCAATTTTATACACACTCCGCACTCGGCTCTGGCCTTACTTGGATTGACAGTGGCATGCAGATTCCACAAGGTTTTGCAGGCTATCCCACAATTCAACTATCCTGTCACCCTTGCTGTGTAGATTGCTCTTGCACCACTTACTGGAAACTCCCTTGTGCTTAAACCTCCAATCCAGGTAGAAATCTAACCCCGATGATCCCCAAATTCTGTCTCTCATTGGATATAAGTTGAATAAGAAGCGTTATTCCACTTGAAAGGACATGTATATATGCTCACATAACAGCTTTTGCTGGTCAAATTAAGTCACGCCCCTATAATTTCTAGCAGGGTACTGTAGCTTGCCCTTCTCATGGTTCATTCCTTTCACTTGGCTGGTTTTCACAAGGGTCTTATTAATTAGCTGTGTTAATGGAAAGGGTTCAGCGGCTGGTGACTTCCTCGCTAGCTATACATGATCCCGAAGTTTACTTTGTTGAAGGATTGGCCAGGATGCCAAGTAAAAGGAGAGCTTAACGTTCTGTAATTAAAGAGTACAAGAGTGAGGGCACCTTATGTGACCATTAATTGTTGTTGGATAGCATCATCCGGCTCGATATGGTGATAATTGGTGTAGCTTTTGGTGCAGTTTCACCACTCATCATAACAAACTCTATCAAAGAAGGAATCCACCATGGCAATGCTAGCAATTTAATTTGGCCTTTAGGTATAAATATATAACACTGCCAGCCTTTTCTCATTCATTTTTTCTACTATCATTCTCAAACgagcatgtttttttaaaaaaatatacatgatttttaatataatgtcaGTTGAAATTTTACATCATGTTTTataggtcatttttttttatatcaaagaattatcctaatttaaaaatttaaactattgggtGAGATCTCAAGAAATAGAATAGAATGAAATAGTTAGATTTAAACTCGTGATTGTTTTATCAATAAGTCTCTggtaccatgtcaaagaatcatctcaaactaaaaatttaaattatcaaataaaataataataataattttatatgactCTCTAATATCTTATAAGATTAACTTGTAGTGTCGATCAAAAATAGAATCATGCCTAAATTAAACttgaaagatattttagaattttctagttatttttagatttattttttttaaccagctttaataattttatttggtttaagttttgttaaataattttatatattatctttcatcaaatcaacaagttaagaattatatattgatatttataatttatcaaattagagTTCTCTCCCGACTCTCTATTTCCTCTTTGCAACTGCAATATAAAGATCTTGTGCATGAAGACATCGAGCTGCTGTGTAATTACTGCAGTGCATAGCGACTCTGATACGTGATGCTATCGAGACAGGAACAGTGCACTGCCCACTCGATCATTTTCGCTCCAGCACGGCGGCTCGATCATTTTCCATGCCCGGTgaattttctttccattttcaatATTTGAGGATTGATCATTTGTCCACTCGTTCTAGTTTTCACATGCCACTCCACTGCCCAAAATACACCGAGGAGGAATATGAAGACATGCCTGAATCGAAGCTTGATTATCTACTCGCGGTAACTTGAACCACAAGAAAGAGTGTGCAATGGGAGCAAATTATCAAATCCATGGCAGAAACCCACCGTTAACGATTTACGAGCATGATGACTCATCTAAGTGctgttttttatgttgatttgtcTGAATTTAAATTGGTTAATcgaacaactaaaaataactagaaaaattgatagtttttgtcaagttaatatttttttcaatacaatttaaaatttaatttgaacaaGATTTTATATTACAGATTTTTCAAGTGAACTCGCACGAGAGTACGAGAGTACGAGAGAACCTTCAATGGATTGCATGTGCGAAGAATTGGTACACAGTCCTCACCAAACTTCCTGTCCTCCTGTTTCGAGAGACTGTTTGCTGTGTTTGCTCGCTCTTGCATGTATattaaattacaagaaaaattatatttgttaatgcaatgaaattaaatttttaaaagagaatttagcgttttctgtaaaaaaaattcaaaaaaaataggCTCCATTAAATTCCAATGCATTCTTTAAAAACCCAGTGAGAAAAAAACAGCTTGAGTACCAAACTAAGAATTGGTTGGTTAATAGACTGAGGACAAATTCGAGggaatttcaaaaattaaaactgaATTTAGCTGATCATTTGGAATCACTGTTGTAtttgtatttctaaaaaatttaattttttttactaaaatttaatttttttatatattttggatcgttttaattaATAcgctgatttaaaaaatattttttaaaaaataaaaaatatcattttaatatattttgacacgaaaaacattaacaaacaaCTATAACCATTCTTCCAAACATGCTATGAATAAATTGCCGTTACTTGAGCTAACTTTTGTCCACTTATAGAcggataatttttttcctgataaTTAACTGTAAAATAAGTTAGCAAATTATGAATTTGGAGAATTAACTGCCTctccatgtttttgttttatttttttcttaaaaaatcttaaaacaatataaattttagattaatttgtaTTAATTCACTAAATTCATAACTCGTATCACTATAACAACGTTGGCCAAATTAATTAAGCTTGCATAAGaaataagattattaatttatttatttgaaagtgtggttgtggttgctttttaaagtactttttacttataaatatatcaaaataatattttttttattttttaaaaaatatttttgaaatcagcacatcaaaatgatttaaaaatattaatttgaaataaataaaattaaaatttttttaaaatacttttaaaatacaaaaataaagagaatttcATGCGTATTACGTATACatgcaacaaaattaaaattttgaagaaattcgTTATCATTATGGCCACAAATGGAAACATCATGGGCAATTGACTTGTAAGCCCGAAAAGGTTTCTATTATTTGCATGTCACAAAGGCTGTCGAAAAGGTCTCTGCTGCAAGGGCATAGATGTAAATAAAAGCTgccaaaaaagttaaataatctATTTTACAGATCATACGTaattaaacatgaaattttGGGTTCAATTGTGTTGTATATAACTGACAATATTCTTTGCATTTCTTGGATTCCATTaaaggataattttttaaattactgctttaaatgttttatattCCTATTATCATAATCCAACTAGTTTACATGATATATCTATTtctgattattaatttttttaatgatatattttttttccttttttaaggttaccatttttttctattttttaagattgcaattaataacacaatttattttaatactcATCCTACTTTATTTTCTAtgtgtgatttgtttttataaaaaaataaaataaaatataaaatgataaatccTTCAAACATAGAGCGATTGTTATCACGCGTGAGCTAATCGCGTCATTCATTAATCTTGAATCATTAAGTTAAAGTTGTTCGGTTTAGTTGTTATTaaattccatgaaaaaaatcattaacttaGATATTGCAtgaatttttatacattttatttatcaacaatccttatttatttttattgatacatcttattttttcaataaattacacaatttacttataaaaaaaaaatactctaatgTAATCTTTCagaattttttatcattgaatttcAAACACATATCAGATAAATTTAGATTAGCATTGTAGAATTATAAACTATCTtgtaagaataaatttaaaaataaaaaaattgaaacaccaCACATGAAAACtcatatgatttttcttatttcaatctccttgcaaaaagaaaagaaattaccaaaaaagtttttttcttttttgcatgaagaaaaagtaaaaacaaaaataaaaaaaataaaagccataTACGTGGTGGTCCCCACAGAAGAGGAcggatttgaaaggaaaaaataaattaaaattcacgAGCACACAAAAAATCCGATGCTTCtccttttaaataaattatctctgaccccaaaataaattaaaaatccctctctccctctctctaaaaaaatcgaaactcccccccccctctctctaaaaaaccctaatttctccCCGAAATCACACACTGTTTCAAA encodes:
- the LOC7489148 gene encoding stromal cell-derived factor 2-like protein; this encodes MALAFFGLSIFLFLNLDLDGASFSPASAASDSGPEITYGSVVKLMHERTKYRLHSHDVPYGSGSGQQSVTGFPNVDDANSYWIVRPQPGTNAKQGDSIKTGTIFRLQHMKTRKWLHSHLHASPISGNLEVSCFGGENESDTGDYWRLMIEGSGKTWKQDQRIRLHHVDTNGYLHSHDKRYQRIAGGQQEVCGVREKRADNVWLAAEGIYLPVTESK